CCGGAATCTACCGTCACAGAAATGTCTTTGCCTTTCGGGGTCAGCGCCGTAATGGTCCCGACGGCTTCAATAATGCCAGTAAACATGAAGGCGTTTCCTTAAATTGCTTGTTTGATTTGCGCGGTGATCCGGATATCCGGACCCACCATGCGAACATCCCGGATGTCCAGCAGTGGTACCTGAGCCATTGCGGTCAACCCTTGCAGGTCAATCAGTCCCCGGCTGTCGCTGCCCATCAGCTTTGGTGCCTGATAGACAATCAGCTCATCGACCAGCCCGGCAGAGAGCAAGGCCCCCGCCAGCGCGGCCCCGGCTTCCACCCATACATGGTTGATATCCTGCTTCACCAGCGCGCTCATCAGGGCGTCGAGATCCAACTGGCCCTGCGCGCCCGTCGGCACCACCAGCTGCTGCACCGATGCCGGCCAGGCTTCACTCCCCGCCGCACGCCGCGCGAGCAGCGTTTGTCCCGGCAAGCCAATCAGGCGATGGGCCGGAGTGATCCGGTTCTGGCTGTCAATCACCACCCGGGTCGGCTGGCGCAGTGATGCCTGCGGATAATCCTGCTGCACGGCCTCGCCCAGCTCTTCCCAGCGTACATTGAGCGACGGATCATCGGCCAGCACCGTGGCGCTGGTTGACAAGATTGCCCCAGCCTGAGCACGGTAGCGCTGCACGTCCGCCCGCGCCGCCGGGGAGGTGATCCACTTGCTCTCGCCGTTCGCCAGGGCGGTGCGACCGTCTAGGCTGGCCGCCAGCTTGAGCTGCACGAACGGCTTGCCGGTTTTCATCCGTTTGATGAACCCCGGATTCAGCGCTTCGGCATCGGCTTCAAGTAAACCCGACTGCACCGCAATCCCGGCTGCACGCAGCATTTTCAGCCCGCGCCCGGCCACTTGTGGGTTCGGATCGACCATGGCACAGACCACCCGGGCAACCCCGGCACTG
Above is a window of Photobacterium sp. TY1-4 DNA encoding:
- the ribD gene encoding bifunctional diaminohydroxyphosphoribosylaminopyrimidine deaminase/5-amino-6-(5-phosphoribosylamino)uracil reductase RibD, producing MFSSIDHAMMLRAIELAKRGRFTTAPNPNVGCVIAHGSDIVGEGYHYQAGQPHAEVFALRAAGDKALGATAYVTLEPCSHFGRTPPCAEALISAGVARVVCAMVDPNPQVAGRGLKMLRAAGIAVQSGLLEADAEALNPGFIKRMKTGKPFVQLKLAASLDGRTALANGESKWITSPAARADVQRYRAQAGAILSTSATVLADDPSLNVRWEELGEAVQQDYPQASLRQPTRVVIDSQNRITPAHRLIGLPGQTLLARRAAGSEAWPASVQQLVVPTGAQGQLDLDALMSALVKQDINHVWVEAGAALAGALLSAGLVDELIVYQAPKLMGSDSRGLIDLQGLTAMAQVPLLDIRDVRMVGPDIRITAQIKQAI